A stretch of Alkalicella caledoniensis DNA encodes these proteins:
- the grdC gene encoding glycine/sarcosine/betaine reductase complex component C subunit beta: MVYPVIKSTAYSLIHSPNLLVSQGTTQTQDRDKDPNSPYLTKLSQHLRSFDEAVKYPPNQAYIGGINPKELYEIPKPWYENAIATANRFASMGEIMPEDEFFGLIKICDSFDLVLLDEGFSVSIKEKLSKHPVISKLNLSKLDKFSTNEDIQKVINNGGETLKIDNEIIGCVKKAHDTDKNLNAHIILENLTAKASAVLALLHLEKIANISLDEIDYIIETSEEACGDMNQRGGGNFAKAIGEIAGCKNATGSDIRAFCAAPAHGILNAAALVKAGIFKNVVVVAGGATAKLGMNGKDHVNKGMPVLEDMLGAFAVLVSENDGVSPVVRTDIVGRHTIGAGSSPQAVIKGIVTDPLDRSDLKINQIDSYSVEMQNPELTEPAGAGDVPKANYKMIAALGVKRGDIQRNEIESFVKDHGMPGFAPTQGHIPSGVPYIGHCAHEIMQGKIQRAMIIGKGSLFLARMTNQFDGISFVIEKNIGQGMKQDGAGKLNQLLAQALREVAEKFDQDQEQQ; the protein is encoded by the coding sequence ATGGTGTATCCAGTTATTAAATCCACCGCATATAGCTTGATTCACAGCCCGAACTTACTAGTGTCTCAAGGGACCACTCAAACCCAGGACAGGGATAAGGACCCGAACAGCCCGTATCTTACAAAACTATCACAACATCTGAGATCATTTGATGAAGCGGTAAAGTATCCCCCTAATCAAGCGTATATAGGTGGAATAAACCCTAAAGAGCTATATGAGATCCCAAAGCCATGGTATGAAAATGCCATTGCTACAGCTAACCGCTTTGCGTCTATGGGAGAAATCATGCCAGAAGATGAGTTTTTTGGCCTAATAAAAATTTGTGACTCATTCGATTTAGTACTACTAGACGAGGGATTCTCTGTTTCTATAAAAGAAAAGTTAAGTAAACACCCAGTAATATCAAAACTAAACTTATCAAAACTAGATAAGTTCTCTACCAATGAAGATATTCAAAAAGTAATCAACAATGGGGGAGAGACTTTAAAAATAGACAATGAGATTATTGGATGTGTTAAAAAGGCCCATGATACGGACAAAAACTTAAATGCCCATATAATTCTAGAAAACCTTACTGCAAAAGCATCGGCTGTTCTAGCCCTACTTCACTTAGAGAAGATCGCCAATATTTCTTTAGATGAGATTGATTATATTATTGAAACATCGGAAGAAGCATGTGGAGATATGAATCAACGGGGGGGCGGTAACTTCGCAAAAGCCATAGGGGAGATTGCAGGATGTAAAAATGCCACAGGATCAGATATCAGGGCATTTTGTGCAGCGCCTGCCCATGGAATTTTAAATGCAGCAGCTTTAGTTAAAGCTGGTATTTTTAAAAACGTTGTGGTTGTGGCTGGAGGGGCAACAGCTAAGCTAGGTATGAATGGCAAAGACCATGTAAACAAAGGTATGCCTGTCCTTGAAGATATGCTTGGTGCCTTTGCTGTACTGGTATCGGAAAATGACGGAGTAAGTCCAGTTGTTAGAACAGATATAGTTGGTAGACATACAATTGGGGCAGGTTCATCACCACAGGCGGTAATCAAGGGTATTGTCACTGATCCCCTTGACAGAAGTGATCTCAAAATAAATCAAATAGATAGCTATTCAGTGGAAATGCAAAACCCTGAGCTTACAGAACCAGCAGGGGCAGGAGATGTTCCTAAAGCTAACTATAAAATGATTGCAGCACTGGGTGTTAAAAGGGGGGATATTCAAAGGAATGAAATTGAATCCTTTGTTAAAGACCACGGCATGCCTGGCTTTGCGCCTACTCAAGGACATATCCCATCTGGAGTGCCATATATAGGGCACTGTGCCCATGAAATCATGCAAGGAAAAATACAACGTGCAATGATTATTGGAAAAGGGAGTCTTTTCTTGGCTAGGATGACAAATCAATTTGACGGAATTTCTTTTGTTATAGAAAAAAACATAGGGCAAGGTATGAAACAAGATGGAGCAGGAAAGCTAAACCAGCTATTAGCCCAAGCATTAAGAGAAGTGGCAGAAAAGTTTGACCAAGATCAAGAGCAACAGTAA
- the grdD gene encoding glycine/sarcosine/betaine reductase complex component C subunit alpha, which translates to MMTDKTQVVNTLNSIADFLEGKETAKKTKVALTTIGSELGTDELVQGAMMAVKDNPLLDVVLIGAKPNVDCPLEQHITECEKEAHKILEELLVKKEVSGAVTLHYNFPLGISTVGRVITPARGKSMFIATTTGTTSANRVEAMVLNGILGIIAAKGAGINNPKLGVLNVEGSRQVERILTTLKEKGMEFSLAESIRSDGGSVMRGNDLLSGSCDVMVCDTLTGNILMKIFSSFTTGGNYETLGWGYGPGIGKDMKNIISIISRASGAPVVKGALQYTFELVQNDLVKVAKEEFSKAEKAGLSTELEMIKAPIQKEEKVEVPPKKPVTAEITGIDILQLDDGVGVLWENKIYAESGMGCAGPVIMVAPEDKEQASGILKENKYL; encoded by the coding sequence ATGATGACTGATAAAACTCAAGTAGTAAACACCCTAAATAGTATAGCTGATTTCCTTGAAGGTAAAGAAACAGCTAAAAAGACAAAGGTAGCTCTAACTACTATTGGTAGCGAATTAGGAACAGATGAACTGGTTCAAGGGGCCATGATGGCTGTAAAAGATAATCCCTTACTAGATGTTGTTTTAATCGGGGCCAAGCCCAATGTAGATTGTCCCCTAGAACAGCATATTACGGAGTGTGAAAAAGAAGCCCATAAGATTTTAGAGGAATTGTTAGTAAAAAAAGAGGTTTCAGGGGCAGTAACCCTTCACTACAATTTTCCTTTGGGGATATCAACTGTTGGTAGAGTAATCACTCCCGCTAGGGGTAAATCCATGTTTATTGCTACAACAACAGGTACAACATCTGCCAATAGAGTTGAGGCAATGGTGCTAAACGGGATACTAGGTATAATCGCTGCTAAAGGTGCAGGGATAAACAACCCTAAACTAGGGGTGTTAAACGTTGAAGGTTCCCGTCAAGTAGAAAGAATACTCACTACCCTTAAGGAGAAGGGGATGGAGTTTTCTTTAGCTGAAAGTATAAGGTCTGATGGTGGTTCGGTGATGAGGGGGAACGATTTACTCAGCGGAAGCTGTGATGTCATGGTTTGTGACACTTTAACAGGTAATATATTGATGAAGATATTCTCAAGTTTTACAACAGGGGGCAACTATGAGACCCTAGGTTGGGGATATGGACCGGGGATAGGCAAAGACATGAAGAACATCATATCAATAATTTCAAGGGCATCTGGAGCACCTGTGGTAAAGGGGGCTTTGCAATACACCTTTGAATTAGTGCAAAATGATTTGGTTAAGGTAGCTAAAGAGGAATTCTCAAAAGCGGAAAAAGCTGGCCTTAGCACAGAGTTAGAGATGATAAAAGCTCCAATACAAAAAGAAGAAAAGGTGGAAGTTCCACCTAAAAAGCCTGTGACTGCAGAGATAACAGGAATTGACATACTTCAGTTAGATGATGGTGTAGGCGTACTTTGGGAAAACAAAATCTATGCCGAATCAGGCATGGGATGTGCAGGCCCAGTGATAATGGTAGCCCCAGAAGATAAAGAACAGGCAAGTGGGATATTAAAAGAGAATAAATATTTATAG
- a CDS encoding helix-turn-helix domain-containing protein, producing the protein MGRKSKFSPEEKLEYVLMCIEGKNSVSHAAKLIGVSKDTMRRWVSNYMSLGVDGLTTSAKNTSHSSNAKELAIKEYLSGKGSLHDICFQYGIRSTGILHTWVMKYNSHEKLKSSGTGGVSIMTKGRKTHFDERVEIVKYCIENKCNYVETAQKFNVSYQQVNSWTNKYLKKGIEALQDKRGKRKSEDDMSEMDKLKAQNKLLEAEIRQKQMEIDFLKKLKEIERGRF; encoded by the coding sequence ATGGGTCGGAAAAGTAAATTCTCACCAGAAGAAAAGTTAGAGTATGTTCTTATGTGTATAGAAGGAAAAAATTCAGTTAGCCATGCAGCTAAGTTAATCGGTGTCAGTAAAGATACCATGAGGAGATGGGTCAGTAATTATATGTCGTTGGGTGTTGATGGGTTGACTACTAGTGCAAAGAATACTAGCCATTCTTCAAATGCAAAGGAATTAGCGATAAAGGAATACCTTTCTGGTAAGGGTTCTTTGCATGATATATGTTTTCAATATGGAATACGCTCTACAGGGATACTTCATACATGGGTTATGAAGTATAATAGTCATGAGAAATTAAAATCTTCTGGTACTGGAGGAGTATCTATCATGACTAAAGGAAGAAAGACCCATTTTGATGAAAGAGTAGAAATAGTAAAGTACTGTATTGAGAATAAATGCAACTATGTTGAAACAGCACAGAAGTTTAATGTATCTTACCAGCAGGTTAATTCATGGACTAATAAATACCTAAAAAAAGGTATAGAAGCCCTTCAAGACAAGCGAGGCAAAAGAAAGTCAGAAGATGACATGTCTGAAATGGACAAACTTAAAGCCCAAAACAAACTACTTGAAGCTGAAATTCGCCAGAAGCAAATGGAGATAGATTTTTTAAAAAAGTTGAAAGAAATAGAAAGGGGGCGGTTTTAA
- a CDS encoding IS3 family transposase, protein MYLTIQELKKTKGYSITKLCVFAKVQRSSYYKWLNREASTNEQFNKTLIPLIRDAYEERGGILGYRQMTIKLNREQEFHVNHKRIYRLMKILGLKSVCRRKRKNYIKSTPEITAKNVLSRNFNANGFGEKWLTDVTEMKYGISGKAYLSAILDLGDKSIVSFVLGHSNNNALVFRTFDIAHEQHPDAKPIFHSDRGFQYTSKMFKNKLDNAGMTQSMSRISRCIDNGPMEAFFGTLKSEMYYLNKFSSYQELESAVIEYIEYYNNHRYQKRLECMTPMEYRQHLLSKVA, encoded by the coding sequence ATCTATCTTACGATACAGGAACTTAAAAAGACTAAAGGTTATTCAATCACAAAACTCTGTGTTTTTGCGAAGGTTCAACGTTCCTCATATTACAAATGGTTAAACAGAGAAGCAAGTACTAATGAACAATTTAACAAAACTTTAATACCATTAATCAGAGATGCATATGAAGAGAGAGGCGGTATACTTGGGTATCGTCAGATGACAATCAAGTTAAACAGAGAGCAAGAATTCCATGTAAACCATAAGAGAATCTACAGACTGATGAAAATACTAGGTTTAAAATCTGTATGCCGTAGAAAGAGAAAGAACTACATCAAATCCACACCAGAAATAACTGCAAAAAACGTACTAAGCAGGAACTTTAATGCAAATGGATTTGGGGAGAAATGGCTTACTGATGTAACAGAGATGAAATATGGAATCAGTGGAAAAGCCTATCTAAGTGCCATACTTGACCTCGGAGATAAGAGCATAGTGTCCTTTGTCTTGGGTCATTCAAATAACAATGCACTGGTATTTAGAACGTTTGACATTGCCCATGAGCAGCACCCTGATGCAAAGCCAATTTTCCACAGTGATAGGGGATTTCAATACACCTCAAAAATGTTCAAAAACAAGTTGGATAATGCGGGTATGACACAGAGTATGTCTAGAATCTCCCGTTGTATAGATAACGGCCCTATGGAGGCATTTTTTGGTACCCTTAAGTCAGAAATGTACTATCTCAACAAATTCAGCTCATATCAGGAATTGGAATCTGCTGTCATTGAATACATAGAGTATTACAATAATCATCGTTATCAGAAGAGGCTTGAATGTATGACTCCAATGGAGTATAGGCAACACCTTTTAAGTAAGGTAGCATAA